From a single Larimichthys crocea isolate SSNF chromosome XIII, L_crocea_2.0, whole genome shotgun sequence genomic region:
- the oscp1b gene encoding protein OSCP1 produces MSSRTLPLLFINLGGEMLYILDQRLRAQNIPADKAKKVMNDIITTMFNKKFLEELFKPQELYSKKALRTVFDRLAHASIMRLNQASMDKLYDLMTMAFKYQVLLCPRPKDILLVSFNHMDAIKDFVKDTPSILSQVDETYQQLIEMYTPLSSGDFQLIRQTLLIFFQDMHIRVSIFLKDKVQNSNGRFVLPTSGPVPHGTQVPGLIRMFGCTGEETSRLQFSNGGNYTSAMREGSFELFGDRVTKLGTNMYSVSRPVETHMSGTSKNSAQHTKVNTAPNPLAKEELNLLAKLMGGLEVQKPGNTDSGFRVNLFATDEEEEEALISRPDELSYGVIKIQATKDQQANAELAKIMGEFTESGDQSPSASSKGDDLLAMMDGL; encoded by the exons ATGTCTTCGAGAACCCTTCCCCTGCTGTTCATCAACCTGGGCGGTGAAATGCTGTACATCCTGGACCAGCGGCTCCGAGCTCAGAATATCCCCGCAGACAAGGCTAAGAAAG TTatgaatgacatcatcaccaccatgttCAACAAAAAGTTCCTAGAAGAGCTTTTCAAGCCGCAGGAGCTTTACTCCAAGAAGGCCCTGCGGACTGTGTTCGACAGGCTGGCCCACGCCTCTATAATGAGACTCAATCAGGCTAGTATGGACAAG CTCTACGACTTGATGACCATGGCTTTCAAGTACCAGGTGCTTCTCTGTCCCCGACCGAAGGACATCCTCCTCGTCTCTTTCAACCACATGGATGCAATCAAAGACTTTGTGAAAGACACCCCCAGCATTCTCAGCCAGGTTGACGAGACGTACCAACAGCTCATCGag atgtATACACCCTTGTCTAGTGGGGACTTCCAGCTGATCCGACAAactctcctcatcttcttccaAGACATGCATATAAGA gTGTCTATTTTCCTCAAGGACAAAGTGCAGAACTCCAATGGCCGCTTTGTGCTTCCCACCAGTGGTCCTGTGCCACATGGTACACAAGTCCCTGGCTTGATAAG GATGTTTGGCTGTACTGGTGAAGAGACCAGCAGGCTGCAGTTCAGCAACGGAGGAAACTACACCTCTGCTATGCGGGAGGGATCTTTCGAGTTATTCGGAGACAGGGTCACCAAACTAGGAACAAACAT GTACAGCGTAAGCCGCCCAGTGGAAACTCACATGTCAGGAACGTCTAAAAATTCTGCTCAGCACACTAAG GTCAACACTGCTCCTAACCCTCTAGCCAAAGAGGAGCTGAATCTGTTGGCCAAGTTAATGGGAGGGTTAGAGGTTCAGAAACCAGGAAATACAGACAGCGGCTTCCGAGTCAACCTCTTTGCCACCGATGAGGAAGAAGA AGAGGCATTAATATCAAGACCAGATGAGCTTTCATATGGAGTCATAAAAATCCAAGCTACAAAG GACCAGCAGGCCAATGCAGAGCTTGCCAAGATCATGGGAGAGTTCACAGAGTCTGGGGACCAATCTCCCAGTGCCAGCAGCAAAGGTGACGACCTTCTGGCAATGATGGATGGACTGTGA
- the LOC104919574 gene encoding cornifelin gives MSNPVVTHQPGTGGYGTNVQTGEWSTGLCSCCSDLLVCALGCFCPVALSCYTANKYGENCCLGCLPGGMSALRTHMRLTYGIQGTILNDALTTFFCGICETCRMAREIRIRNGDVSP, from the exons ATGTCGAACCCAGTGGTTACCCATCAACCAGGCACAGGTGGCTATGGGACAAATGTCCAAACAGGAGAGTGGAGCACCGGCCTGTGCTCCTGCTGCAGTGACTTGTTAGTCT GTGCTTTGGGTTGCTTTTGTCCAGTTGCATTGAGTTGCTACACGGCAAATAAGTATGGAGAAAACTGCTGCTTGGGCTGTTTGCCAGGAGGCATGTCAGCCCTCAGGACTCATATGAGACTGACCTATGGTATTCAG GGAACAATACTCAATGACGCCCTGACGACCTTTTTCTGTGGAATTTGCGAGACGTGCAGGATGGCTCGAGAAATACGCATCAGGAATGGAGACGTTTCACCATAA